A genomic window from Streptomyces sp. NBC_00234 includes:
- a CDS encoding DMT family transporter: MAWLLVVVAGLLETGFAVCLKLSHGFTRLWPTIAFCVFALGSFGLLTLSLKKLDVGPAYAVWTGIGAAGTAIYGMVFLDDVVSTLKLVSISLVILGVIGLQLSGSSH, from the coding sequence ATGGCGTGGCTGCTGGTCGTGGTCGCAGGGCTGCTGGAGACCGGTTTCGCCGTCTGTCTGAAGCTCTCCCACGGATTCACCCGGCTCTGGCCGACGATCGCCTTCTGTGTGTTCGCGCTCGGCAGCTTCGGCCTGCTGACGCTCTCGCTGAAGAAGCTGGACGTGGGCCCGGCCTACGCGGTGTGGACGGGAATCGGCGCGGCCGGTACCGCGATCTACGGGATGGTCTTCCTCGACGACGTGGTGTCCACGCTCAAGCTGGTCTCGATCTCGCTGGTGATCCTCGGCGTGATCGGACTTCAGCTCTCCGGCTCCTCGCACTGA
- the rsgA gene encoding ribosome small subunit-dependent GTPase A, with translation MRRYGKNPDEDDIRVRPNPKGNRPRTHTRPKHEEAQDGMVLTVDRGRLTCLVDGRTVLAMKARELGRKAAVVGDTVSIVGDLSGDKDTLARIVRIGARRSVLRRTADDDDPYERVVVANADQLAIVTALADPEPRPRMIDRCLVAAYDGGLTPLLVLTKSDLASPDALLAAYTPLGVPYIVTSREELENGDAAEIVREQLNDRVTAFVGHSGVGKTTLVNALVPKDRRRTTGVVNAVTGRGRHTTTSALALPLPDARGWVIDTPGVRSFGLHHVDPSRVILAFPDLEPGTENCPRGCTHDDSQPECALAAWVAEGHADPARLDSLRRLLATRERREGD, from the coding sequence ATGCGCCGCTACGGGAAGAACCCCGACGAGGACGACATCCGCGTCCGCCCCAACCCCAAGGGCAACCGGCCGCGTACGCACACGCGGCCGAAGCACGAGGAAGCCCAGGACGGCATGGTCCTCACCGTCGACCGGGGCAGGCTCACCTGTCTCGTCGACGGCCGCACGGTGCTGGCGATGAAGGCCCGCGAGCTGGGCCGCAAGGCAGCCGTGGTGGGCGACACCGTCTCCATCGTCGGCGACCTCTCCGGCGACAAGGACACCCTCGCCCGCATCGTCCGTATCGGCGCGCGCCGCTCGGTACTGCGACGCACGGCCGACGACGACGACCCGTACGAGCGCGTGGTCGTCGCCAACGCCGACCAGCTGGCGATCGTCACCGCACTCGCCGATCCGGAACCGCGCCCGCGCATGATCGACCGCTGCCTCGTCGCGGCGTACGACGGCGGTCTCACCCCGCTCCTCGTCCTCACCAAGTCGGACCTGGCCTCGCCGGACGCGCTGCTGGCCGCGTACACACCGCTGGGCGTCCCGTACATCGTCACCAGCCGCGAGGAGCTGGAGAACGGGGATGCCGCCGAGATCGTGCGCGAGCAGCTGAACGACCGGGTCACCGCCTTCGTCGGGCACTCCGGGGTCGGTAAGACCACCCTGGTCAACGCCCTGGTGCCGAAGGACAGGCGGCGTACGACCGGTGTCGTCAACGCGGTCACGGGCCGCGGCCGGCACACCACCACGTCGGCGCTCGCGCTCCCTCTTCCGGACGCGCGCGGATGGGTGATCGACACCCCCGGCGTCCGCTCCTTCGGACTGCACCACGTCGACCCGTCCCGGGTGATCCTGGCCTTCCCCGACCTGGAGCCCGGCACCGAGAACTGTCCGCGCGGCTGCACCCACGACGACTCGCAACCGGAATGCGCGCTCGCCGCCTGGGTGGCGGAGGGTCACGCCGACCCGGCGCGGCTCGACTCACTGCGAAGGCTGCTCGCCACCCGGGAGCGGCGCGAGGGCGACTGA
- the aroA gene encoding 3-phosphoshikimate 1-carboxyvinyltransferase, whose product MTESSVHPALWPAPHASGAVDATVTVPGSKSVTNRALVLAALSSEPGWLRRPLRSRDTLLMAQALRTMGVGIEEGIGPDGSGEAWRVIPAGLHGPATIDVGNAGTVMRFLPPVATLADGPIRFDGDPRSYERPLDGVIDALRALGARIDDESRGALPLTVHGAGALDGGPVAIDASSSSQFISALLLSAPRFNQGVEVRHTGSTLPSMPHIRMTVDMLRTVGAQVDEPETGGEPNVWRVSPSALLGRDLTVEPDLSNAQPFLAAALITGGRVTIPDWPLRTTQPGDALREIFTAMGGSCELTERGLTFTGTGRIHGIDVDLGEVGELTPGIAAVAALADSPSTLSGVAHLRLHETDRLAALTKEINELGGDVTETADGLHIRPRPLHGGTFHTYDDHRMATAGSIIGLAVPGVEIENVGTTAKTLPDFPEMWTAMLGSNGTLGV is encoded by the coding sequence ATGACCGAAAGTTCCGTGCACCCCGCCCTCTGGCCCGCCCCCCACGCAAGCGGCGCCGTCGACGCGACCGTCACCGTGCCCGGATCGAAGTCGGTCACCAACCGGGCGCTCGTCCTGGCCGCCCTCTCCTCCGAGCCCGGCTGGCTGCGGCGCCCGCTGCGCTCCCGCGACACCCTGCTGATGGCCCAGGCGCTGCGCACGATGGGCGTCGGCATCGAGGAGGGCATCGGCCCCGACGGCTCGGGCGAGGCATGGCGCGTCATCCCCGCCGGCCTGCACGGCCCGGCCACGATCGACGTCGGCAACGCCGGAACGGTCATGCGCTTCCTGCCGCCGGTCGCGACCCTCGCCGACGGCCCCATCCGCTTCGACGGCGACCCCCGCTCCTACGAGCGCCCCCTGGACGGCGTGATCGACGCCCTGCGCGCCCTCGGCGCCCGGATCGACGACGAGTCACGCGGCGCGCTGCCGCTCACCGTCCACGGCGCCGGTGCGCTGGACGGCGGCCCGGTGGCGATCGACGCCTCCTCGTCCTCCCAGTTCATCTCCGCGCTCCTGCTGTCGGCCCCCCGCTTCAACCAGGGGGTCGAGGTACGTCACACCGGCTCGACGCTCCCGTCGATGCCGCACATCCGGATGACCGTCGACATGCTGCGGACGGTCGGCGCCCAGGTCGACGAGCCGGAGACGGGCGGCGAGCCCAACGTGTGGCGCGTCTCCCCCTCGGCACTGCTCGGCCGCGATCTGACCGTCGAGCCGGACCTCTCCAACGCACAGCCGTTCCTCGCCGCCGCGCTGATCACCGGCGGCCGGGTCACCATCCCGGACTGGCCGCTGCGCACCACCCAGCCCGGGGACGCGCTGCGCGAGATCTTCACCGCGATGGGCGGCAGCTGCGAGCTCACCGAGCGCGGGCTCACCTTCACCGGCACCGGCCGCATCCACGGCATCGACGTGGACCTCGGCGAGGTCGGCGAGCTCACTCCGGGCATCGCCGCCGTCGCGGCCCTCGCCGACTCCCCCTCCACCCTGAGCGGCGTGGCCCACCTGCGGCTGCACGAGACGGACCGGCTGGCGGCGCTCACCAAGGAGATCAACGAGCTCGGCGGCGATGTCACCGAGACCGCCGACGGCCTGCACATCCGGCCACGCCCGCTGCACGGCGGCACCTTCCACACGTACGACGACCACCGGATGGCCACGGCCGGTTCGATCATCGGCCTCGCCGTTCCCGGCGTGGAGATCGAGAACGTGGGCACGACCGCGAAGACCCTGCCGGACTTCCCGGAGATGTGGACCGCGATGCTCGGGTCCAACGGAACGCTCGGGGTCTGA